DNA sequence from the Bradyrhizobium diazoefficiens genome:
CCGGCGAACAGCGAGGCCTCGTCGCCGCCGGTGCCGGCGCGGATTTCCAGCACCACGTTGCGGTCGTCCATGGCATCCTTGGGCAGCAGCGCGACGCGAATTTTCTGGACCAGATCCTCGATCTTCGAATTGAGCTCGTCGCGCTCGGCCTCCGCCATGCTGCGCATCTCGGCGTCGGTCGCGGGGTCGGCGATCAGCGCCTCGGTATCGGCGAGCTCCTTCACCGCGGCACGATAGGTCTTCACCGCCTCGATCAGGGGGGTGATCTCGGCGAGCTCGCGCGTGACCTGCACATAGCGCTCGGAGGAGAGCTGTCCGAGCGATTCGGCTTCGAGCGAAGCGTGATGCGCGAGCAGGACGTCCAGTTTGGCTTCGGGGAGTGACGGCATCGGTTTGGTCTCAAAAGGCGGAGGGAAGCGAGGCGACGACGAGCGGCAGGCCCGCTACAACGCCAGGCCCTCGGCCTCGGCGAATTCCGTCAGCTTCTGACGGATCGAGACGCTGCCGGCCGGCGCATCCAGCAGCGGGCCGAGCATCGCTGCGGCCTTCTTGACGTCGAGATCGATCACCATCGCCTTGACCGGGCCGAGCGCGGTCGCCGATAGCGACAGCGAGCGGTAGCCCATCGCGAGCAGTGCCAGCGCGCCGATCGGCTTCGAGGCCATCTCGCCGCAGAGCGACAGCGATTTCTGCGCGGCCTGCGATTTTTGCGCGATGTCGCGTAGCGCCCGCAGGATCGGCGTCGACATGGTGTCGAAACGCTCGGAGACCTTGGGATTGCCGCGGTCGACCGCGAACAGGAACTGGAACAGATCGTTGGAGCCGACCGAGATGAAGTCGACCTTCTTCAGGAGCTCGTCGAGCTGATAGAGCAGCGCCGGCACCTCGACCATGGTGCCGATGTCGATGCGCTCCGGTAGCGTGTGGCCGTGCTGGCGCAAATATGTCAGCTCGCGCTCGACCAGCGCCTTGGCGGCGTCGAACTCGGCAACCTCCGAGACCATCGGGAACATGATGCGCAGCGCGCGGCCGCCGCCGGCGCGCAGCAGCGCGCGGATCTGGCCGCGCAACAGGCCGGGCCGGTCGAGCCCGAGCCGGATCGCGCGCCAGCCGAGCGCGGGATTTTCCTCGATCACCGCCTCCATATAGGGCAGTGCCTTGTCGCCGCCGATGTCGAGGGTGCGGAAGGTGACGGGCTTGCTGCCGGCAGCGTCCAGCACGGCGCGGTAGAGCGCGAGCTGGTCGCTGGTGCGCGGCAGGCTCTGGCCGACCATGAATTGCAGCTCGGTGCGGAACAGGCCGATGCCGGCGCTGCCGGTGTCGTCGATATGGGGCAGGTCGATGGCGAGGCCCGCATTGATCAAGAGCTCGACCTTCTCGCCGTCCTTGGTGATGCAGGGCCGGTCGCGCAGCGCCAGATATTGTGCCTGGCGGCGGGCGCGGAAACGCACCCGCTCGGCATAGGCCGCTTCGATCTCCTGAGACGGGCGCACATAGATCGCGCCCGAGGTGCCGTCGACGATGATGGCATCGCCGGGATCAGCAATGCCGGGCGCGTTCGGCACCTCGCCGACGGCGGGAATGCCGAGCGCGCGCGCCACGATCGAGACGTGGGAGTTGGCGGTGCCTTCCTCCAGCACGATGCCGCGCAGGCGCTTGCGGTCGTAGTCGAGCAACGCCGCCGGTCCCATCGCGCGCGCGATGACGATGGCGTTGTCGGGCATCTGCTCTCGCGAGGGCGCGTGGTCCTGGCCGACCAGCTGCCGCATCAGGCGGTAGCCGAGATCCTCGAGATCGTGCAGCCGGTCGCGCAAATAAGGATCGGTCACGCGCAGCATGCGGGCGCGGGTGTCGGACTGGACGCGCTCGACCGCGGCCTCCGCGGTGAGGCCGGTGGCGACCGCCTCGTGCAGCTTGTGCGACCAGCCCTGGTCGTTGGCGAACATGCGGTAGGCCTCGAGCACGTCGCGATGCTCGCCGCCCTCGGCGACGTCGCCGCGCTCCAGCATGCGGTCGAGATCCGAGCGCAGCTTGGCGAGCGCGGCGTCGAGCCGCTTGATCTCCTTCGGCAGGTCCTCGGCGATGTAGTCCTTGATGACGACGCGCGGCTCGTGCAGCACGACGTGGCCGAGCGCGATGCCTTCCGAGAGGATCGCGCCGGCCTTCTGGGTGGAATGGCGCGCGGCAGGCTCAGCGCCGGGCTGGGCCAGCGCGGACAATTCGCCGGAGGCGATCAGCTCAGCGAGCACCATGGCGGTGGTCTGCAGCGCCTCGAGCTCCTCCTCGACATAGGTGCGCTTGGCACGGTTCTGCACCACCAGCACGCCGAGCGTGTTGCCGGCGCGCAGGATCGGCACGCCGAGGAAGGAATGGTAGATCTCTTCGCCGGTTTCCGGGCGGAACGAGAAGGCCGGGTGGCTTTGTGCGTCGTTCAAATTGAGCGGCGTCGCCTCGCTGGCGACAAGGCCGACCAGGCCCTCATGGGCGCTCAGCACGGTATGGTGCACGGCCTCGCGGTTGAGGCCTTCGGTGGCGTAGAGCTCGAGGGTGTTGTCGATGCGCAGCACATAGACCGAGCACACCTCGGCCACCATGTTGGCGGCGATCAGCACCACGATCTTGTCCAGCCGCTCCTGGGCCGAGACCTGCTCCGCCATGGTTTCGCGGAGCCGTCTCAACAAGACGCGGGGACCTCCCGACGCGCTCCGCATGAACCGTCAATCTCCTCCGTCTGCCCGACCCGGCGATATTGGCCGGCGGCTGGCCCAAAATTCCAGAAAAACAACCTAGTTGTTTGTCCGACGCAGGCACAAACCCAAATCTGCTCGAGATTTTGCGCTTGCGCCGAATCAGCGCCGCCTGAACTGGGACACAGTCTGCGGCAGCCCACCCTGTTCGCCGTATAGCGAATTGGGGCTTGTTTTGCCAAGCAAAACGCCTGCCAAACGCGAAGGTGTGTACACCTTCGCATTTGCTGCGACCGCTAAGAGAAAATTAGTCTAAGTCTGATCGAGGCCGTAGAGCGTGTGCAGCGTGCGCACCGCAAGCTCGGTATAGGCGGTGTCGATCAAAACCGAGAATTTGATCTCGGAGGTTGTGATGGCCCGGATATTGATATTCCGTCCGGCGAGGGACGAAAACGCCTGGGCGGCAACCCCGGCATGGCTGCGCATGCCGCTGCCGATCACCGAGATCTTGGCGACGTCGGTAGCGGTATCAAGCCTGATGTAGCCGATCTTGGCCTTGGCAGCGGTAATCGTGTCCTTGGCGCGGTTGTAGTCGGCGGCCGGCACCGTGAAGGTGAGGTCGGTGGTCTTGCCGTCCTCGGAGACATTCTGGACGATCATATCGACGTTGATATTGGCCTCCGCGAGCGGGCCAAAGATCGACGCCGCCACGCCAGGCTTGTCCTCGATCTGGCGTACCGAGATCTGGGCTTCGTCCTTCGAAAACGCGATGCCGGTGACGACGTGGCTTTCCATGATCTCCTCCTCGCTGCAGATCAGCGTGCCGGGCGGCTGGTTGGCATGCGGGTCGATATCCTCGGGCTTATCGAAGCTCGAACGGACGAAGATCGGCATGTTGTGGACCATGCCTAGTTCCACCGAGCGCACCTGGAGCACTTTAGCGCCCTGGGAGGCCAGTTCCAGCATGTCTTCGAAAGCGATCTTGCCGAGCCTCTTGGCCTTCGGCACGATTCGCGGGTCGGTGGTGTAGACGCCGTCGACGTCGGTATAGATGTCGCAGCGGTCGGCCTTGACGGCGGCCGCGATCGCCACGGCCGAGGTGTCGGAGCCGCCGCGGCCGAGCGTGGTGATGCGGTTGGTCTTGGGATCGATGCCCTGGAAGCCGGCGATGACCGCGACCTCCTTGCGATCCCTGAAGCGGTTGATGATCTCGCTGCCGTCGATGTCCTCGATCCGGGCCGAGGCATGGGCGTCGCTGGTCTTGATCGGGATCTGCCAGCCCTGCCAGGAGCGGGCCTGGATGCCCATGTTCTGGAGCACGATGGCCAGCAGGCCCGAGGTCACTTGTTCGCCGGAGGCGACGACAGCGTCATACTCGCGTGCGTCATGCATCGGCGAGGCCTCGGTGCACCAGGCCACCAGCTCGTTGGTCTTGCCGGACATCGCCGAGACCACCACGGCCACTTCGTGACCGGCGTCGACCTCACGCTTCACATGGCGTGCGACGTTGCGGATACGTTCGATATTGGCGACGGACGTGCCGCCGAATTTCATCACGAGGCGGCTCATGACGACGCGTGCATTCCTTCATAAGGATCAGTATGGTAACCCGCGCCGGACGGACGCCTCGCGGATTCCGACCGCGCGTATACAGAGGGGCGGGGCCGGGAGCAAGCGGGTTCCTGCGGGGCCAATACGGGCAATGGGTTAATCGAGGTTATGGCGCGCTATATTGACGAAATCCTGCAACCGGGCGAGCGGGTGCTGTATTCGACCAATGCGCACTGGATCTTCTATTTTCCTGCCATCCTGGCCTGGATCGTGGCGATCGCCCTGTTTGTCCTTTCCCGGCAGACGACCGCCGAAGGGCTCGTGCTACTTTGCCTGGTCGGTGCCGGCCTGGTCGCTCTAGCGGCCCTGTATTGGACCGTAAGGGCTTGGTTCCATCGTTGGACCACCGAGACCGACGTCACCAATCTCAGGGTTGTGCACAAGACTGGGTTCATCAAGCGCCGCACCTTCGAGATGGCGCTGGACAA
Encoded proteins:
- the ptsP gene encoding phosphoenolpyruvate--protein phosphotransferase — protein: MRSASGGPRVLLRRLRETMAEQVSAQERLDKIVVLIAANMVAEVCSVYVLRIDNTLELYATEGLNREAVHHTVLSAHEGLVGLVASEATPLNLNDAQSHPAFSFRPETGEEIYHSFLGVPILRAGNTLGVLVVQNRAKRTYVEEELEALQTTAMVLAELIASGELSALAQPGAEPAARHSTQKAGAILSEGIALGHVVLHEPRVVIKDYIAEDLPKEIKRLDAALAKLRSDLDRMLERGDVAEGGEHRDVLEAYRMFANDQGWSHKLHEAVATGLTAEAAVERVQSDTRARMLRVTDPYLRDRLHDLEDLGYRLMRQLVGQDHAPSREQMPDNAIVIARAMGPAALLDYDRKRLRGIVLEEGTANSHVSIVARALGIPAVGEVPNAPGIADPGDAIIVDGTSGAIYVRPSQEIEAAYAERVRFRARRQAQYLALRDRPCITKDGEKVELLINAGLAIDLPHIDDTGSAGIGLFRTELQFMVGQSLPRTSDQLALYRAVLDAAGSKPVTFRTLDIGGDKALPYMEAVIEENPALGWRAIRLGLDRPGLLRGQIRALLRAGGGRALRIMFPMVSEVAEFDAAKALVERELTYLRQHGHTLPERIDIGTMVEVPALLYQLDELLKKVDFISVGSNDLFQFLFAVDRGNPKVSERFDTMSTPILRALRDIAQKSQAAQKSLSLCGEMASKPIGALALLAMGYRSLSLSATALGPVKAMVIDLDVKKAAAMLGPLLDAPAGSVSIRQKLTEFAEAEGLAL
- a CDS encoding aspartate kinase produces the protein MSRLVMKFGGTSVANIERIRNVARHVKREVDAGHEVAVVVSAMSGKTNELVAWCTEASPMHDAREYDAVVASGEQVTSGLLAIVLQNMGIQARSWQGWQIPIKTSDAHASARIEDIDGSEIINRFRDRKEVAVIAGFQGIDPKTNRITTLGRGGSDTSAVAIAAAVKADRCDIYTDVDGVYTTDPRIVPKAKRLGKIAFEDMLELASQGAKVLQVRSVELGMVHNMPIFVRSSFDKPEDIDPHANQPPGTLICSEEEIMESHVVTGIAFSKDEAQISVRQIEDKPGVAASIFGPLAEANINVDMIVQNVSEDGKTTDLTFTVPAADYNRAKDTITAAKAKIGYIRLDTATDVAKISVIGSGMRSHAGVAAQAFSSLAGRNINIRAITTSEIKFSVLIDTAYTELAVRTLHTLYGLDQT
- a CDS encoding PH domain-containing protein, with protein sequence MARYIDEILQPGERVLYSTNAHWIFYFPAILAWIVAIALFVLSRQTTAEGLVLLCLVGAGLVALAALYWTVRAWFHRWTTETDVTNLRVVHKTGFIKRRTFEMALDKVESVDVDQTILGRILNYGDVTIRGVGEGIETIKTIASPLAFRSSITTR